A window of the Cytophagaceae bacterium genome harbors these coding sequences:
- a CDS encoding PQQ-dependent sugar dehydrogenase — protein MIKLASIAIISSLISINACGNKQIESAKNESLPDTTIAPVETKSPNSNYKPAFPGQTRINGTKTKSAYTFKVLSEKLNSPWGIASLPDGRLIITEKAGFLRISTTSGVLSNKITGLPKVDENGQGGLLGIAVDPDFAKNRKIYWAFSENTGNGNHTAVAKGTLSADETKIENSTVIFRSNPTYRGNLHFGGRLIFDPKGNLVLGTGERSDTKTRPMAQDNTTALGKIIKITTEGQPAQGNPFVNHNDYKKEIFSYGHRNVQGLSINPVTGELWSNEFGPRGGDEINRVEAGKNYGWPTITYGIEYSGSKVGEAIQQKSGLEQPVYYWDPVVSPSGMTFYNKGQISEWNNNLFVGCLSGMHIARLIIKDNKVIGEERLLDQEYQRFRDVHQGKDGAIYAVTDQGRLYYIGK, from the coding sequence ATGATAAAATTAGCTTCAATCGCAATTATCAGTTCGCTGATTTCAATAAACGCTTGTGGTAATAAGCAAATAGAATCTGCCAAAAACGAATCTTTGCCTGATACTACAATTGCCCCAGTTGAAACCAAATCACCTAACTCTAACTACAAACCGGCATTTCCGGGTCAAACTAGAATTAATGGAACTAAAACAAAGTCGGCATATACTTTCAAAGTGTTAAGTGAAAAGCTAAACTCACCCTGGGGCATAGCTTCCTTACCTGACGGCCGTTTGATAATTACCGAAAAAGCAGGATTTCTTAGGATTTCGACCACCTCAGGGGTTCTAAGCAATAAAATCACTGGACTCCCAAAGGTTGACGAAAATGGCCAGGGAGGGTTATTGGGTATTGCTGTTGATCCTGATTTTGCTAAAAATCGAAAAATTTACTGGGCATTTTCAGAGAATACCGGAAATGGAAATCATACCGCTGTAGCCAAAGGAACTCTTTCGGCTGATGAAACTAAAATTGAAAATTCAACTGTAATTTTTAGGTCTAATCCTACATATAGAGGGAATCTTCACTTTGGAGGTCGCTTGATTTTTGATCCGAAAGGAAATCTTGTCCTTGGAACAGGCGAAAGATCAGATACGAAAACCAGACCAATGGCCCAGGATAATACTACAGCTTTGGGGAAAATCATAAAAATTACAACTGAGGGTCAACCTGCCCAGGGAAACCCTTTTGTAAATCACAATGACTACAAAAAAGAGATATTTTCTTATGGACACAGGAATGTTCAGGGGCTTTCAATAAACCCTGTAACCGGCGAGCTTTGGTCCAATGAGTTTGGCCCTCGGGGCGGTGATGAAATAAATCGGGTAGAAGCCGGAAAAAATTATGGATGGCCAACCATTACCTATGGTATAGAATATAGTGGAAGCAAAGTTGGTGAGGCAATACAACAAAAAAGTGGTCTGGAGCAGCCGGTTTATTATTGGGACCCGGTAGTATCGCCCAGCGGAATGACATTTTACAACAAAGGACAAATAAGCGAATGGAACAACAATCTTTTTGTGGGCTGCCTTAGCGGAATGCATATTGCGAGACTGATAATCAAAGATAACAAAGTAATTGGCGAAGAGCGACTTTTAGACCAGGAATACCAAAGGTTTAGAGATGTTCACCAGGGAAAAGACGGAGCCATATACGCAGTAACAGACCAGGGAAGGTTATATTATATAGGTAAATGA
- the yaiO gene encoding YaiO family outer membrane beta-barrel protein: MKVFLKILFLLTISIYGVFAQENNFDPDSVFAQARKLAFDGKRNESIASLKNVIEKYPNYLDVRLFLSSVYGWEGKYKLAKNELEYLLSKEPKNKEFWISYIKNEIYADQPSFAINLANEALNLFPDSPELIILKATAQKNNSEFQKAHLTLLAFLSEYPENKEVRQFDDKIKADLATNSVGIIYSTDAYSQIYDPMHYYSLQYGKITPKGSLIARYNLNQKFGKYGSQFEFDAYPSITEGLYAYLNLGYSGSSIFPSWRLGAQLYKSLPQAYEVSLGIRSLKFGEEFTNIFTGSVGKYFGSSFLFAVPYLIKSDQGWSKSSTFTYRKYRANADQFFAVSAGIGFSPEINRFGFDSAFEPVINLKSQKFDISNNFKFLNNRNFIGAGFSVVHQESVFDPGKYFWIYSFRLSSQVRF, from the coding sequence ATGAAAGTATTTTTGAAAATATTGTTTTTGCTGACTATTTCCATTTATGGGGTTTTTGCACAGGAAAATAATTTTGACCCTGATTCGGTATTCGCTCAAGCCCGAAAATTGGCTTTTGATGGGAAGAGAAATGAGTCCATAGCCTCATTGAAAAATGTTATTGAAAAATATCCCAATTATCTGGATGTCAGGCTTTTCCTTTCTTCAGTTTATGGTTGGGAAGGGAAATATAAATTGGCAAAAAATGAACTTGAATATTTGTTATCAAAAGAACCGAAAAATAAGGAATTCTGGATTTCATATATCAAAAATGAAATCTATGCCGACCAGCCATCCTTTGCAATAAATCTGGCTAATGAGGCTTTGAATTTATTTCCTGATTCACCAGAATTAATAATTTTGAAGGCTACTGCACAGAAAAATAACAGTGAGTTTCAAAAAGCACACCTTACATTATTGGCTTTTTTATCGGAATATCCTGAAAATAAGGAAGTACGTCAGTTTGATGATAAAATCAAGGCGGATTTAGCAACCAATTCTGTGGGGATTATATATTCTACAGATGCCTATAGCCAGATTTACGACCCTATGCATTATTATTCCTTACAATACGGAAAAATTACCCCAAAAGGAAGCCTAATTGCCAGATATAATCTAAATCAAAAATTTGGAAAATATGGGTCTCAGTTTGAGTTTGATGCTTACCCGAGTATTACTGAAGGCCTTTATGCTTATTTAAATTTAGGCTATTCGGGTTCTTCAATATTTCCATCATGGCGATTAGGTGCTCAGCTTTACAAATCTCTTCCACAGGCATATGAAGTTTCCCTGGGTATCAGATCTTTGAAATTTGGAGAAGAATTCACTAATATTTTTACGGGTTCTGTTGGCAAATATTTCGGCAGTTCGTTTCTGTTTGCCGTGCCTTATCTGATCAAAAGTGACCAGGGATGGAGTAAGTCATCTACCTTTACATATAGAAAATACAGGGCCAATGCCGATCAATTTTTTGCAGTTTCAGCCGGAATTGGATTCTCACCAGAAATCAACAGATTTGGCTTTGACAGTGCTTTTGAGCCGGTGATTAATCTAAAATCTCAAAAATTTGACATCAGTAATAATTTCAAATTTCTCAATAACCGCAATTTTATCGGTGCAGGATTCTCTGTTGTACATCAGGAAAGTGTTTTTGATCCCGGAAAATACTTCTGGATATATTCTTTTAGATTGAGCTCTCAGGTTAGATTTTGA